GAGAGCTTGGTGTAGACCGCTGTTCTTCTGTTGGGTCATGTCAAAGTTAGGTATCTCTTGGCAGATACATTCTAGTATCTCTTTGGCTTGAGCATGTCCTAACTTCAGTTTGTATACCCGTCTTATATGTGGAACTGTCAATTAAAAATCATCTAAAACTGATCACAATCATCGACATGGCTCACTATTTGGGATGAGTTTTACTGCTTACAAAGAACTTTAAGGTATTTCCACAACTTGTCTTGAATCCAACTATGATCTTCTGCTTTCCTGTATTGATGGTCATGATGATTCAGAACTTCGTGAGGGTTATTAACTTTCTCTATGTGAATACCTGCAAGAGAAAACCATGAACTTCcttataaagttataataattaaaaaaaagttatatttagtCTTCGTCTAATAAGCAAGCATAAGCTAAGTAAGTATACTCACAATGATATATCCACCGTTGCCAAAACGCAAGACGGGTACCGCTAGGGAACGCACAAGGTGTTTGAGCAAGCGCGATGATCGCTGTATCGTTGTCGCTGTCTCGAGTATAAGCCAGCTTAGGATATCTCTGAATCAGATCCAAAGCAATACCTTTATATATGCGCCACATTAGCCATCTTGTGAACATATAATATAGTTGCCAACAAAAGTTATATGAACATACAGCATAAAGTATAATATACGAAAATTAATAAGGAACTTACCATATAATCCATCGACAATACAATTAGTCACAAGCATCGCTCCATTCTTGCCATTGTGATCATCTGAACCATCAGGATCAAGATCACTGAGAGGTGTGTGATTGTAAAGATACCGAACAAGATGTTTGTGACCATACAATGAAGCCACCACGATTGGTATATGCTCTTTCTCGTTCCGGACACTAACCAAACTGGGACATTTCTTCACCAAACACTCTGCAATCCTCACAATCCCACCGGTCGCAGCATAAGTAAGCGCAGTGTAACCATTATCATTCTTGATCTTCAACACTTGCTCTGGATCTTGAATTCTTCTTATGACCTCTTCCACGATCTTGATGTGACCCGACAAAACAGCTTTATGGATCGGTCGGTCTCCATTAGAGGTTAAGCTTGCGGTTAAAGCCTCAGGGTTTCGGTCCAAGAACGCTTTCGTGGCTTCTAAGTTTCCACTGTCTATGTTCTTGAAGAGGACAAGATAGGTCGAGTTCTCTTGTCCTATCTTGTTTTGTGGTAGCTCGGCTGCTTCATCGATCTGCATACTATCTGACCTGAAACTGCTCCGGCCTGTTTCGGATCGTATACTGTCGGCTCTGAAACCTCTGGGATAACCTTTTTCAGTATCCATTTGCCGGTAGCTTCCCGGCAAGAAACGTGATGGTATGTGTTTTGTTTAAGTATAATAatgttctttttataaaaattttaaaagcaaacAGAGCTTTCCGTTACTCGAACAGAGAGAGACATGAGTAAAGTGTTAAAAGAGTGGTGGCTTCTCTTTGAAGGAAGGTTTTTTAAAGGacaaaggaaagagagaaaggatTCAAAGAATTAACATTTATACTGTGTAATTGATTCAAGAACTATTTCAAGATTtagattcatcttctttttacttctttctaTATTTGTGTTT
The Camelina sativa cultivar DH55 chromosome 15, Cs, whole genome shotgun sequence DNA segment above includes these coding regions:
- the LOC104746241 gene encoding uncharacterized protein LOC104746241, translating into MDTEKGYPRGFRADSIRSETGRSSFRSDSMQIDEAAELPQNKIGQENSTYLVLFKNIDSGNLEATKAFLDRNPEALTASLTSNGDRPIHKAVLSGHIKIVEEVIRRIQDPEQVLKIKNDNGYTALTYAATGGIVRIAECLVKKCPSLVSVRNEKEHIPIVVASLYGHKHLVRYLYNHTPLSDLDPDGSDDHNGKNGAMLVTNCIVDGLYGIALDLIQRYPKLAYTRDSDNDTAIIALAQTPCAFPSGTRLAFWQRWIYHCIHIEKVNNPHEVLNHHDHQYRKAEDHSWIQDKLWKYLKVLFPHIRRVYKLKLGHAQAKEILECICQEIPNFDMTQQKNSGLHQALFKAVENGIVEYIEEVMRHYPDIVWLKDSYGLNLFFYAVSQRQEKIFSLIYNMGAKKNILATAWDKLHNNMLHHAAYRAPASRLNLIPGAALQMQRELQWFKEVERLVQPKHRKMVNLKQKKTPKALFTDQHKDLVELGEKWMKDTATSCTVVAALITTMMFSSAFTVPGGYRSDNGLPLYMRKHIFKIFIISDAISLFTSCMSLLMFLGILKSRYREEDFLRSLPTKLIVGLLSLFLSMATMMVTFVVTLMTLVGNKFSWVSAQFMLLAVIPLGMFVVLQFPVLLEIFCSTYFPRVFEKPRQSRRIFKLCSRN